In a genomic window of Vigna angularis cultivar LongXiaoDou No.4 chromosome 6, ASM1680809v1, whole genome shotgun sequence:
- the LOC108341211 gene encoding protein WHAT'S THIS FACTOR 1 homolog, chloroplastic yields the protein MLRRTVPLFASRKVRFGVRHKSGGGRRPKKKTYHRVAELDRVMELRKKPLMILQLTSLIQFQPHHSPLFLRDLEKNVGFVRKWAFMALIDKHPSVFRVSGTPPSVSLTARARTLAQEEPNARSSMESLLVTNLRKLLMLCVDCKLPLQTVELVGPQLGLPSDFKDCLIPKYPQFFTVRSFRGRDCLLLEDWDSNLAVTSRETRLAQEGVVNMKANGDRRKVKISRDGNYLGPFAFKMNFPAGFRPNVGYLEQLERWQKLEFPSPYLNARRFDAADPKTRKRSVAVIHELLSLTMEKRMTSAQLEAFHAECFLPSQLLLCLIKHQGIFYLTNKGERSTVFLKDAYIGSNLIDKCPLLQFYDKFMALCGRGNIDLCDNANSLPTVI from the exons ATGCTCCGCCGCACCGTTCCTTTGTTCGCATCAAGGAAGGTGCGTTTCGGCGTTAGGCACAAATCCGGTGGCGGAAGAAGGCCGAAGAAGAAAACGTACCACAGAGTGGCTGAACTAGACCGAGTGATGGAACTGCGAAAGAAGCCATTGATGATTCTCCAACTCACCTCCCTCATCCAATTTCAGCCCCACCACTCCCCCCTCTTCCTCCGCGATCTCGAGAAGAACGTCGGCTTCGTTCGAAAATGGGCCTTCATGGCCCTCATCGACAAACACCCCTCGGTCTTCCGCGTCTCAGGGACGCCCCCTTCCGTCTCCCTCACGGCCCGGGCCCGAACCCTAGCCCAGGAAGAGCCCAACGCCCGATCCTCCATGGAATCCCTCTTGGTCACCAACCTGCGGAAGCTGCTCATGCTCTGCGTCGATTGCAAACTGCCGCTTCAAACTGTGGAGCTCGTTGGGCCTCAGTTGGGCCTTCCCTCCGATTTTAAGGACTGTTTGATTCCGAAGTACCCCCAGTTTTTCACGGTTAGGAGCTTCCGTGGAAGGGATTGTCTTCTGTTGGAGGATTGGGATTCCAACTTGGCTGTCACTTCTAGAGAGACTAG GTTGGCACAGGAAGGAGTTGTGAACATGAAGGCAAACGGAGATAGGAGGAAGGTGAAGATTTCAAGAGATGGGAACTACCTTGGTCCATTTGctttcaaaatgaattttcCTGCTGGATTTAGGCCAAATGTTGGCTACCTTGAGCAGCTTGAGAGGTGGCAGAAGTTGGAGTTCCCTTCTCCTTATTTGAATGCAAGGAGATTTGATGCTGCTGATCCAAAAACTCGAAAACGATCTGTGGCAGTGATTCATGAGCTCCTGAGCTTGACCATGGAGAAGAGGATGACATCTGCACAGCTTGAAGCATTTCATGCAGAGTGTTTTTTACCATCTCAATTACTGCTTTGCTTGATAAAGCATCAGGGGATATTTTACCTCACTAATAAAGGTGAACGGAGTACCGTGTTCCTCAAAGATGCATACATTGGTTCCAACTTGATAGATAAGTGTCCTCTGTTAcaattttatgataaatttatggCACTCTGTGGAAGAGGAAATATTGATCTGTGTGACAACGCAAATTCCTTACCAACCGTTATTTAG
- the LOC108342232 gene encoding ATP synthase delta chain, chloroplastic, which yields MDTLSSSVSTLKVPPFPSSPTLTNRDFFPFKATPSRPQQPHHVFSTSTPTFLPKTKSFSHKSSPSLPFSLSPLKPRPSSSICNSNPATGYAAALVDVAQNSHSLHSVHRDVERLLKLLQSVKFESAAVEEGNFHRHVVALLKMLLKRNRVGIVKEVLQEFERIYDELCGTQMVLVSSKNKMGKDELFGIAESVHQLSGAVRVKVRNLVQESVPSFAA from the coding sequence ATGGATACTCTCTCATCATCGGTTTCAACCCTTAAAGTTCCTCCTTTCCCATCTTCGCCAACCCTAACAAATCGCGATTTCTTTCCTTTCAAAGCAACCCCTTCACGACCACAGCAACCCCATCATGTTTTCTCCACTTCCACACCCACTTTTCTCCCCAAAACCAAATCTTTCTCCCACAAATCTTCCCCTTcgcttcctttctctctctcacccCTCAAGCCCAGACCGTCGTCTTCCATATGCAACTCAAATCCCGCTACTGGGTATGCAGCAGCTCTCGTGGACGTCGCCCAAAATAGCCATTCCCTTCACTCTGTACACAGGGATGTTGAGAGGCTATTGAAACTGCTGCAAAGTGTGAAGTTTGAGTCAGCCGCGGTTGAGGAGGGAAACTTTCACAGGCACGTGGTGGCGTTGCTGAAGATGCTGCTGAAGAGGAACAGGGTGGGGATTGTGAAGGAGGTGCTGCAAGAGTTCGAGAGGATCTACGACGAGCTTTGTGGAACTCAAATGGTGCTGGTTTCGTCGAAGAATAAGATGGGGAAAGATGAGCTTTTTGGGATTGCTGAAAGCGTGCACCAGTTGAGTGGGGCGGTGAGAGTGAAGGTCAGAAACTTGGTTCAGGAGAGTGTGCCCTCTTTTGCTGCTTGA
- the LOC108342590 gene encoding calcium-binding protein KIC: MESNESAREKESMVEEVFEDMLPVMAEKLGVETFVSELCGGFKLLADPETGLISGESLMRNSALLGMDGMSKEEAEAMVGQGDLDGDGKLNETEFCILMLRLSPGIMEEAETWLHKALQQDLTKSST; this comes from the coding sequence ATGGAAAGCAACGAATCCGCGAGAGAGAAAGAGAGCATGGTGGAAGAAGTGTTCGAGGACATGTTGCCAGTGATGGCAGAGAAGCTGGGTGTGGAGACCTTTGTGTCTGAGTTGTGTGGAGGTTTCAAGCTTCTGGCCGACCCAGAAACGGGTTTGATCAGTGGTGAGAGTCTGATGAGGAATTCGGCTCTATTGGGTATGGATGGGATGAGCAAAGAGGAAGCAGAGGCCATGGTTGGACAGGGCGATCTTGATGGGGATGGGAAGCTCAATGAGACTGAGTTTTGCATCCTTATGCTCAGGCTCAGCCCTGGGATCATGGAAGAAGCCGAAACTTGGCTTCACAAGGCACTTCAACAAGACCTCACCAAATCCTCAACTTAA